GACTGTCTCTTTTGTTTCCTTTAgtcccggtactttatgtctccgttaacagccggttagttaaccggggtttaatcgggacagaaatatatgcataacagacataaacgcaattatacttattattatgttcataaataattataacaataattataattgcttttattacaatGCAAGGGGCCCTAtgaggtacttttctgtcccgattaaaccccggttagctaaccgaggtttaaccgggacataaagtaccggcccttagtgttggaaaattctcgagaatgaaaaatcggagaatattctcgatatggagaattttctgagaatgaaccccatgacgcacttaagaatattgttgaagatgaaaaatagggtttaaaaaatcatgatcttatatacaaaactatgagacgaaacaacagtgttctttgtatataaaaaaatacaaaaacaacagaaaacacaaaatttcttaaaaaaaaatgaaattttcttcttaacagcaaataatcgATGTGGTATGATACAAGATGAGACCTCggattcagaatctatttctatcattagctcatcctagtcatctacaatctgcatttcaatgtactgatgagttGTGGGAATTTGTTTTTCACGAGTGGCCATCTCAGTCGTGGATTCTTCtatgtctaacaattttaaattgtgagcaataaaagttaccagctgtgagccggtttcttttagaggagtggataaaaaaaccataagtactgaaacttctttcagtctctgcactggatgaaggcatgcttaaTATCAACTAccattttagttaattttgttccgaaacatgtaCCTTTTCACCATCAAGTCTACTTTTTGAATTGATTTTACAACATATGGTTTTCCAAAAAATCCCTCCTAGACAGATAAAGTGCCAAATCTGCCATTATTTCAGCCGACTCatcaccatattttaaagttgctaaattatctacaaactcagcttcttcaacttgttcttctctgcttaaatgaacaccattctaaatatttgcaGATTAATATTacaccaaaacaataaatattgacactgtaaacactcttgctagtggttcatgggattggcaaaaacaatatacctacatatttttgaaattataataatttgacccgtatctagtttttatttttctttcggattttgaaaatataaaaaattttggccgagaatattcttgttctcgagaatattctcttgggAATATTCTCTTCTAACATCACTAGTTTCCTTACATTTTAGTTTCCTCATATCAAATTTTTTGTTGCTGCATAATATTCTTTTTTGTAATCTTTTTaaatctaaacctaaatttaccaacaacaggaacatgatctgatgatatatttttaatatatttgcagGATATATTtgcttattttcaataaaatcacTTTAGTTTCTGATTACTAcagtttaaatatttatttacagtaGATGTTAGGGAGCGttttaagtattacgtaacgcaatttttgaagatttttgacccccttccttccatgtaacgcaccgtaacgtttttctgtaccctcctccccctacctaaacgttacgtaacacccaagtggccatttaaacctaaatggaaaacgaggttgcgaaaagtaccggaaactcgGTAAAAGAAGTTTGTTGTTATTTTAATCGCATGCCTTaaatgtccactgctgaacataggcctcctcccctcgtttccaaccacgtctatcctgcgccgctctcatccagtttttatttagctttcttaagttgtcagtccatcttgtaggcggtcgaccgacgtttctcttgtcttctcttgacctccattccaataacctttttgtccatcgcccatctgccATTATGgcaatgtgtcctgcccatctccactttaACCTGGCTAGCCTTTcaatgacgtcagtcacctttgttctcttgatttcttcgtttttgattttgtcttgcagagttattcctaacattgactgctccattcttctctgcgttactcttagtttggtagccgaggctttagttaaggtaagtgtttttgatccgtacgtcaagactgggaggacgcactgctcaaatacctttctctttaggcatgtgggcaactcacttttaaagtgtctctcagttttccaaatgctgtccacccaagaacgattcttctattcagttcatgtgtctggttatccctgccaattgtaatttcatgtcccatgacatgaaatatgtttaaaacttacaataataatcttttattattaattttacatttacattttccctacttggccccatccttacatacatttttggcttcattctttatttttcttctcctgcattcttctattttatcttttttaataaaagcttaaaataaaataacatatttattatttcaacattttattttgctgtctcaccgtgcctcgaagagtacgttaagccgtcggtccccctgggctagtgtacatcgacactagttacttgaaacagggttaaagatgtaattggcgctggaactatccgaaaggatctccccggcaaaaatgccatacgatattatattattattattttgcttagtaaaaatttttgtgtaAGGAATAATATATGATGttaccagtagtttcggaaaaatagtcaaaaaaatgtgtaaaactttttgttcttcaacgccctctatcgtgaaaacgcatgccgttacaaaaatgATTTAGtaaacaaaccccaattattttttaatttttcacctatcctagagatcgtgttacctttttctgaaacaccctgtatatataccgggtgtccacttatattttcccccattttaactgcctataacttctaaacggcttaagatagaaatatgcggttttcgatgaaatgttttattttagtaaaagttttgtctgaatggattgaattttttatatcgctttcaaatacgaaaagaaaaatggcggatttttgaaaaaaacgttgttgacttttttttaatggaacacccagtatattttattgtaaactgaaagaaaggtcattcacctatccaccgatataaagtttttcaaaatcggttgtcaaatcactgagtaattaatttttaaaataagcggTGCAATGTGGATATTACATACCTaaaaataacataactaagcaaaatgatattatgttatgtgagttccacattgcatctttcattttaaaaattatttgctcagtcatttgacaaccaattttaaaaaatttaatatcgctggatagggGTTGACCAAGATGGCGGGTGAAGCAGTTGACACTTCACCTGCTCCCAATGAAAATGTAAATAATACCTACATGTAAACATTGCTCCAAAAAAGTTAAAAGTAAAGTGACGTGCATAAAGTGCAGTGAAATATTCCACCCAGCATGTTTAAAACAAGCTAGTGAACTAAAAAAAAAGACTGTAAACATGAACCATCTCAACAAGTTGCTGAGATTGACATAAATGAAGACTCCTACCTTAGAGAAGAAATCAAACTCTGGAAACAAATAATAACAGGCAAAGACACTATAATATCTGATAAATGCCAGGTAATCCTTTTACTCAAGGAGAAAATAACGTCattagaaaataaaatttcaTCATTTAATAAGAATCTACCAAGACCATATCAAAATAGCAACCAACCAAAAAACTTGCTTCCAATAGATAAGGTAAGTGATACAAAAACCTTATCTGTAACAAAAAACCAAATCAACAAAAATAAACATCAAGGCAATTTGTCATCATAAACACATATGGGAACTCCCAATTTACAGGGTGATCCAATAATAAAGGTTAACCAGGTAGCAGCTGAAATCATGAGAGTACAAAGTGAACAAAAATTAAATGAAGTAATCAACTTAACCAATGACAATCTGGCAGGAATGAAACCTTCaacatcaaaaataaatgaaGCTAATCATCACCCGTCGGAAGCAGAAGATTTTACCTTAGTAAAAAGGAAAACTAGGAAAACCCGTAACCATAATATAGGCAGTGGAGATGGGGATGAAAATTTCCAGGGTATAGATAAAACTGAGAAGAAAATCTGGCTTTTCTTGTCACGAGTCCCTGATACTGTAACAGACGACAATATAAAGGCCTATATTACGAAACAATCAGGCAAACAAAATACTTATGTAAAGAAACTTCCAACATACTTTGTCCGATCCAATAACCAAGCCTTCATGATAGGAGCCGATCCCTCTCTACAAGAAAaagtttacgaaaaaaatttCTGGCCGAAAAACATATATTTTAGTCGATTCAACTTCAGGGAAGGTCAACGGTTCCTGGAACATCCTCAACCTCAACCAAGGGGAAACTTTTCAGATCAGTTGAATGGAAATTTCTAGCAACTGATTCcgatatttttatacttttaacaatattttatcagtCTCGTAATCTTGTTCTCTACTAAATGTTTGTTAccattaatgtttttaataagatAATTTTAGcgtagtattttttaataaccTACTTATTGTACTATAGGTATACCATGTTTGTGACTTGTCTTATGTCATGTAAATGATACAAAAAGATCAATaaatttatctatctatctatctaggtaaatgaccgttttttcaagctacaaaaaatatactgggtgtttcaataaaaaaagtcaacaacgttttttttccaaaaatccgccattttttatttaaaagcgacataaaaaatggtcatttacctaaaaacttgaaaaaacggtcatttccctatccaacgatataattttttttaaaatcggtggtcaaatgactgagcaattaatttttaaaatgagagatgcagtgtggaaatcacataacataatatcaatttgcttagttatgttatttaggtatgtgatatccacgttgcacctctcattttaaaaattaattactcagtgatttgacaaccgattttaaaaaactttatatcgctggatcgGTGAATGACCtctctttcaatttacaaaaaaaatatactgggtgttccattaaaaaaagtcaacaacgtttttttcaaaaatccgccatttttcttttcgcatttgaaagcgatataaaaaattcagtccattcagacaaaacttttactaaaataaaacatttcatcgaaaaccgcatatttctatcttatgCCGtgtagaagttataggcagttaaaatgagggaaaatataagtggacacccggtacctataagaaggcacttatggaataaaattatttctgtccttgttttaaataagtaattttaaaaaacgctgagacccgtaaattttcatatatataaaaatgtgtgctttttaaacataaatttaaatgtacatggtgattcatgcaagcctagcgtagtccattatctttaattttaattaaacaccctgtatatttttgtttttagaagctgcttaacaacctcatctcaaaaatgtctattatgtagggtctattatgaataatgcaaggtgaaattttgaaattatgtataattttcgtcaagatgttaatcacatacaacttttaaataaataattcaggaatcacactttaaataagggtattattttttaaaatatctatcaattttctaaactaagtatcagtgtagtgggttttgtatttaatgctttttatttaaagacatttttaaataatttgaaaatttgcgtatttaaaacattaatgaatacctactgctAAAAACGATATTGTATGTTATGGACTTAAGAAAACATACATGATTTATGAGCATGTAGTTCCCTCTGCAACCTCTTAATCCCATAtgtatcttttcatcttttgttgtggagAATGGTCCAGCTAATTATTGCAAACACATGTTACAGTGCTtcaaaaattttaagatttttcacttgaataccattgtcctgttgtcggaacatgagcggagcgtgagggtgcaacataatacaattcaggggtctatgtaaaacataaaagaaattatgtagtttttttatttaaattaaaaaagaatgttacgtaacgcgctgttcgaacccccctcccccatgtaacgcgccgtaacgttttacaagacccctCCCCCCAAACTGCATTACGTAATACTTAAACACTCCCTTATTGGACAACCTGTATGCCAATAAATGACAAAAGAGAAGTATAAAAACGTCCACTGTAATTCTTACGGCCATTTTATAATTCTTATAACAGATGTATGTTTGGCTCACATTTTTTTGGTTTATCTCCAATAATATAAATGATGATGATGTGCAAAGATACAGTGGAAAACCTATATTTGATGGCTTTGAGCAGACCCAGAGTTAGACCTCATAGGTCCAAATTAGTTTTGTCATAGATTTATACAGCAGCACTTTATTTTCAATAGTGAGTTTTAATTTTCGACCCATAAACCAGCTCATTTGTTGTATTTTGATGTTGATCTGGGATTTCGTGGCTTGAATGTGCGGCTTCCATGTTAATCTTTTATCAAGGGCTAGTCCCAAATATTTAACTTGTTTACTGACTGTTAATTGTGTATCATTTAATGTTATTGTTGACATACATCCCTTCAGTTTATAAAAGTAACTTGGGTTGACTTCGTTTCATTTACTTTCACCTTCCACTTGTTAAGCCACGTTCCCTCTTTACAGACATGATAATGAGGTTCTCATTGACAGTGATTATGATGGTGACATCAGCGAATGTTGAGATTTGAGTTCAGTGGTTGGGATATATGGGGTAAATAATAGGTAAAGGAGAGGACCCAGGAcactaccctgtggtacgcctgATTTAAGGAGAAAAAATGTGGAAGTTATGTTCTATTTTCCTTGTAAGTAACAATATTCAATGTAGTATTTCATAATTAGGTAGTAGGGGATTGGAAGAATGGTTTTGAGTTTGTATAAGAGTCCAGTATCccatactctatcaaatgcctgtTGTATTCGCCATGTGCAAGTAGTTAGTGGTGGATACGAGAAACGAttgtgcgcgaatagcggagaaatcttgcaactttcttaaataattcattgtcactTGAAATTGTCAACTTGACGTATATTTCAAAtatactgtcaatgaagaagaaaaattatatgttgatatgatatgcaattattacagtcggaaaaatgaaagaatacccatgctcatcgatgatatgcatacgagtcaaatcaaaaatttctagtcaaaacaaAGTCTAAACCAAGTTAGTACTGAAAATAAACGAATGTGACTACTACCCCACCGTACGATTTTTCGCTACGTAAGAAAGTGTCAAAAAATGTTTgtgatgttattctttttctgataataTATAAGTATTTATTGGTGATAACTATGTTACTATTacgacagtaattaattatttgatatagattaataatacaaacataatgagtaagcaaatatagtacatattatgaatttctccatgttaaagttgccagtggacgtaaatagtaacaggaatttaaaaatgTCGTTTGTCAGCTGCATTAAGTTATTTAAAAGGAAAGTAAACttaatgaattcagatcattaggtatccagatcattttccagacattatctgcaaatgaatgtacattcgtaaaaatatactaatctgtaATTTCATACACTATGATTGAAAAGTCAGAGTAATAATATGTACAGGTTTGGTGAACTCATAGACAAAAGTTaaccatattgacagatgattacttacaaattttattgacgtattttaattaaataaatacttaccaaaccaaaaatacaatataatatcaaaatagctcttaaaagaactgagtttattcaagtaaatacgactgattattaaaatttataaactctaccgaacctaacccagtttcactggcaaagtgacagaaatcgaatctgtcagattatagttgaccagcacgattactcgaatagtagtttatacaatcTTTATCTCTACtcatgttgaatgtttttctaagaatgacattagaagtacagaaatagtcaagtgtcagtttaaattttctactaaattaatataactacgttgaaCAGTTGTATCGCTgtctcactctgtcaattataaatatgtaactgcgtatgtcttggataacgtttttggttagtagacaacacttaataatctatctctctcgtttgttatttatagaaaaaggcagcaaatccaaaatGTGTGCTTGATATggtcgttcatgggtattctttcattttttcgactgtatataaaagtaaatttaatcaATTGTATTTGGCTTGTAGTAAGTAgtgcatttttataattaaatttaattactacatacaattgtttaccttttaataacataacgttaatattactttttcttcttataattttttgagCTATGGCCTTAACAattgtccagtaaccaggaccaatatgattggccaatataattaaaagtgcgaaaaatgttgctgagctatcaGCATGAGGTGTCGCTTTTCttaacttgcacggtcccaatatctATGAATGCCACTGTGCAATATTTTTTTCCTCAATAGCAGTAACAAATAGCatttaattttgattttggtgaatattttgtataaaataataaCCATATCTTGGTCCAAAACCTCACTTGTATTCCAGGAATAACTAGGTATATACTAACATTAAATTTATCCTTCTTCTCAcagtgccctctcctcaatggaggttggctactacaattgcaaactcttctatGTCTTCAGCTGTTCAAAAAGTTAGTTATGTTTAAAtctatgaaacataattttttaaagatacttaacatattatgtataatagAATTCTATAATTagtaatatattttatttttcagatgGGAGGCTGCAGATGCACctataaaaactgtcaaagttctACTAAAACCACTGAAAATGTACATTTCTTTCACTATCCAGTTAAACATCCTGAAAGATGTAGAATATGGATTGAAAATGCAAATAAACCACATTTTTTTGACTTGGAAGAGGACCAACTGAAAAATAAAGTAATATGTGAGAATCATTTTGAAGACAAATGGTTCCCAAATCATCAAAAAAAGCGTTTGCTACAAGGTGCTGTACCTACTCTAGATATAGGTTGTGAGGAGGAAGTAACACAATCTGGAATATACATTTCCACAGGTATGCATGATGTTGCTCTATTACCAGCTAGTTCAGATGggtcactttttattttggacaCTGACTCAATATATCATAAATCTCCTAATATAGAAACATATGTGTACAAAAATGGTACGATAGTTCCTTCCACACCTGTAGTACAATTAAAGCAGGAAATTAAACATGTAGGTACTAGATCTTCTGCAAGTAATAAAACACTAAACAATAATAGAACATTATCCAATATAGTTAAGCAAACTACACCCAGCTTTCTCAATCAAACCATTCTTAACAACAGTGCTCTTGATGATTCTCTCGATAATAAAGTTATAGTTAAGGATGAACTATTGCCAAGTTCTTCCTTTTGCAATACTTTGAATTCAGGGTTGAGGCTACCACAATACAACAATATTGAAGAATCGATGCAGGACCCCTTGGCGTTTGATGAATCTACTCATGTACCATCATTAAATGAACCGGAAAAACCACCTGTAAGGATGTTTGGTATAAAGAACCCTGCTATTAGCAAATCTTTTCCAGAAAAGTCAAACTTAGCTAAAACTTATTTGAGAAAAATTCAACAACATAGTAGGGATATTGCTTGCATTAAAAAGATGCTGAGACACAAAACGAATGCACCTCCTAAGCCAGACATTGACGCAGTGTTAAACCTTCTAAAAGAAAGGCTTCCTCCTTCATTGTATTTGCTAAATAGGTTGCACTTAACCGATGAAAATGAATTGTCACAAGAAGATATAGACTTCTTAACAACAATGCAAAAGATGTCTCCAG
The window above is part of the Diabrotica virgifera virgifera chromosome 2, PGI_DIABVI_V3a genome. Proteins encoded here:
- the LOC114326784 gene encoding uncharacterized protein LOC114326784 yields the protein MGGCRCTYKNCQSSTKTTENVHFFHYPVKHPERCRIWIENANKPHFFDLEEDQLKNKVICENHFEDKWFPNHQKKRLLQGAVPTLDIGCEEEVTQSGIYISTGMHDVALLPASSDGSLFILDTDSIYHKSPNIETYVYKNGTIVPSTPVVQLKQEIKHVGTRSSASNKTLNNNRTLSNIVKQTTPSFLNQTILNNSALDDSLDNKVIVKDELLPSSSFCNTLNSGLRLPQYNNIEESMQDPLAFDESTHVPSLNEPEKPPVRMFGIKNPAISKSFPEKSNLAKTYLRKIQQHSRDIACIKKMLRHKTNAPPKPDIDAVLNLLKERLPPSLYLLNRLHLTDENELSQEDIDFLTTMQKMSPDLYQHLQEKYKWELPIVDIID